In Diabrotica undecimpunctata isolate CICGRU chromosome 4, icDiaUnde3, whole genome shotgun sequence, a single genomic region encodes these proteins:
- the LOC140439738 gene encoding uncharacterized protein → MVQPTASKPPKIWTSEPPKFEGRETEIPTQFLTKIEDFLTRHEVDQDDWVDYLTTNSLHGEARSWAESQCTTEIGYQTFKTRFLEKFDNPTLLAALTVKLYGQIQRNEPAEEFVTRKAALFKRLLPDIPEDQRCRVIANQLIPQIRICLRLGMPKTEDSLRIIAREMEADAQHMGRPDRQNNQHPPRRSETIRDWQNRNPQNRQTNNRQQQSEQPENSNRGTN, encoded by the coding sequence ATGGTACAACCAACTGCAAGCAAGCCACCTAAGATATGGACCTCCGAACCTCCAAAATTTGAAGGAAGAGAAACAGAAATTCCCACGCAATTCCTGACCAAAATCGAGGACTTCCTGACGAGGCACGAGGTGGATCAAGACGACTGGGTAGACTACCTAACAACCAATTCACTTCACGGAGAAGCACGGTCATGGGCAGAGAGTCAATGTACAACCGAGATAGGTTACCAGACATTCAAGACTCGCTTTCTCGAAAAATTCGACAACCCAACTCTTCTAGCCGCCCTGACCGTCAAACTATACGGACAAATCCAAAGGAACGAACCAGCAGAAGAGTTTGTAACAAGGAAAGCCGCTCTCTTTAAACGCCTCCTACCAGACATCCCCGAGGACCAAAGATGCAGAGTCATCGCGAACCAACTAATACCTCAGATTCGAATTTGCCTCAGACTAGGGATGCCAAAGACGGAGGACAGCCTCAGAATTATCGCGAGAGAGATGGAAGCGGATGCCCAACACATGGGAAGACCAGATAGACAGAATAACCAACATCCACCCAGGCGATCAGAAACCATCCGAGACTGGCAAAACAGGAATCCACAGAACAGGCAGACAAATAACCGACAACAACAAAGCGAGCAGCCAGAAAACTCCAACAGGGGCACCAACTAA